The stretch of DNA AATCTCGGAAGAgggacagagagagagagagagagagagagaggtgccATGGGTATGAACACTGAATCTCCTGATTTCAGTTTTATTCATTTCGTTAGTTCACATTTCCGTNCAATCTCGGAAGAgggacagagagagagagagagagagagagaggtgccATGGGTATGAACACTGAATCTCCTGATTTCAGTTTTATTCATTTCGTTAGTTCACATTTCCGTTTGTTTNCAATCTCGGAAGAgggacagagagagagagagagagagagaggtgccATGGGTATGAACACTGAATCTCCTGATTTCAGTTTTATTCATTTCGTTAGTTCACATTTCCGTTTGTTTTTCAGTTTTATTCATTTCGTTAGTTCACATTTCCGTTTGTTTAAGCTTGCTTTAATCTTCCTTTGATTTAATCTACAGCGAGGATCAAGGTACATGAGCTGAGGCAGAAGTCTAAGGCCGAGCTGTTGGCTCAGCTGAAGGATCTGAAGGCGGAGCTCGCTCTCCTCCGCGTCGCCAAGGTCACCGGCGGCGCCCCCAATAAGCTCTCCAagatgtaattttatattattgtttgtactaaatttcttttattttaatttgatgaagTGAAGGTTAAAATAAATTCTGAACATTGTCTCTTTATGTATATTCCTTATTTTTGTCTGCATATGTGTTTGTGCGTGAAACTATGTTATTTGGTATGTActgaattgaaaatttgaaatgtgATGGTGCAGTAAGGTGGTGAGGTTGTCAATTGCTCAGGTGTTGACAGTGATTTCCCAGACGCAGAAAGCAGCATTAAGGAAAGCCTATGAGAACAAGAAGTATTTGCCTCTTGATCTTCGCCCTAAGAAGACCAGAGCTATCCGCAGGCGCCTCACTAAGCACCAGGTATTTACATATGTTAAAGGATTGCATTTTTAATCCGAAGTGGTTTTTCCTTGTTTTGATGGTTGTTTGAAAACTGAAATGTGATTTGCTTTAATACTACTCTATTCTGAAGTTGTTTTTCATGGGTGAATCGAATATGTTTATTTAATCTGCTCTTTCCGTTGCATGTTCCTGCATAATACCACTCCTTCACCTGTGCTATCAAGTCCTTTGTATAAATAACTTTTGCTCATATCTTTCTTTTAATTAGACTGGGAAGGTTATTCtgtgaaatttcaaattttacaaCTTTTGGGATTTCATGTTTCTAATTTAGTCCAAGTGGCTAACATTTAAGCAATGGTTCCTATGTTTTAGCATGACAGTTTTACTTAGCACACAATCAATGCTATTTTCTTGATGTTATGTCTTGAGTACTTTCTCATTCAAAATTAGGCATAACATTTATTGTTTGAAGTTATATAAGCATCCTTTGTAGTAACGATGGTCTTGGAAGATGTCTTGGAAGATTTCATGGTGGTTGGTATGGCATTCTAGATTGTTGCTTTAGTAAATGGTTTACAATAAATATTCACACTTCAATGCAGTGATGGTTTATTTGGGCGATGGATGTTTCATGTATATGTATTGGCCAGAGATGAAGGTTGAAAAATTATGTAGTGTGGTTATTACTGTCAAATTAATCTGTGTTTATCCTTCTACCATTTGTTGGTAGTACGCTATCCTTTTTGTTGATCACTAGAGGAATACCTTGTCTGTTGACATACACCCTATAGAGGGCTGGTTATATCAGTCAGTTTTGATACTCGAATTCAAGGAGAACCTGAAAGAAGCTTTTCCCCACTTTTATTTTTGTGAACGACTATATCAGTGTGTAAAAATGCTTTCTTTTTAGACACACAATCAGCCGGAAGTGGTATGACCTCTTGTTTCTGttttaattataagtattatgtacTGTATTCTGATTACTAAATCACGCTGTCTTATGTGCAGGCATCTCTGAAGACAGAAAggcagaagaagaaagagatgTACTTCCCAGTCAGAAAATATGCTATTAAGGTTTAATATATTACAGCTTATATAGTGAAACTAGTTGTGGCTGAACATTAAGGACAGACAAAACTTTTGCCCCATGAAATttctagggttttttttttgttaagtgGAAACTTTGCTGTTTTGAGATTTTTTGTTTCGGAGATTCTTGGCCAAAGACTAAATATGTTATCAGTGTTCTTGCTTTGTGTTCAATGTGTAGTGATTATCCGATCTTTTTGTTTCTGCTATCTGCTTATTGAACGATACAGCAGGGTGCGATCCCACCCAGCATGGATTGGTATAATTGTCTTAGAATAATACTCATCTTTAACCTGTgcaccaaattttaaaaatgctgCCTCAAATAGAGTAGAAAAGTGGATGGAGTGTGATTATTGTACTAAATGAGCTTGACTAGCGTTAAATTCACACTTGATTGTACGCTTCTCTATCTTGTTGCTTGAAGTGAGCCGGCCTTAAATACGCTAGATCACTATTTGGGTTTATATGCAATTTTCCTtgtcattcaaaaaataattaccaCTGCTTTGGGAATTTGACTAGCATCAAATTCACACTCTATTGTACACTTACCTTACCTTGTTGCTCGAAGTGAGCCGGCCTTAAGTATAATATTCTTTCTATCCACCAGATCACTTGTCATTCAAAGTCACCTTTTGGAGTTTTGAATTTGATTCTTGTTAACAAGCTTTTGGTCAAGTCaatcacataaaatttagttgccCTCTTAGAGCGTTGAATTTGATTCTAGTCAACAAGCTTTTGATCGAGTCAAtcatataaaatttagttgCCATCTTAATAGAGCTCGTTGCATAACTAGTAGCCACCCTTGCATAGGGTTTATTACCTCGTTGCATAACTAGTAGCCACCCTTGCTTTGGGTTTATTACCCTTTTACATGAACTCGTCACAAACTTTAGCTGCCCTCTTTGGGTGAGCTAGTTGCATAGGTCTAGTTATAATTGTTCACTTGATTGAGCTTGTTGCAAATAGTTTGATCATAATCACTGTCTTAGTTGAGTGTACCGCATAAGGTCTAGCCGCTCGCCCTTTTAAATGAACTCGTCACATAGGCTCTAACCGACCTCTTTAGTTGAGCTAGTCGCATAGGGTCTAGTTGTAACAatccttataccgtggaccagggtccacaatgcattgtggaccctggtccaaaacgacgctGTATTGTTACTGGACGGGCGCCGTTTCCTTGTTTAGAATAAACagaatgacttcagggaatacacagaatattgacacaactacatagaaatcatcctcctaacattcgaatacacaaaacacgtcataACCTAtatttaagtacccctaacatgaatacacagaatcgtagtctacaatacacagaatacattcaaagaatacacagaaaatgaaaaacaccaaaatacacaaacacatcacccctatgtttaagtaccactaacatg from Ipomoea triloba cultivar NCNSP0323 chromosome 7, ASM357664v1 encodes:
- the LOC116024600 gene encoding 60S ribosomal protein L35-like isoform X1, with the translated sequence MARIKVHELRQKSKAELLAQLKDLKAELALLRVAKVTGGAPNKLSKIKVVRLSIAQVLTVISQTQKAALRKAYENKKYLPLDLRPKKTRAIRRRLTKHQASLKTERQKKKEMYFPVRKYAIKV